A region of Streptomyces deccanensis DNA encodes the following proteins:
- a CDS encoding SH3 domain-containing protein translates to MSVEHAEEITGDGEGEQATTMAATAGAVTAAVRYYSVAPGVRVNVRSGPSTSYGIVRVLSEGARVPIYCQTPGQTISGPYGTTNVWDNIDDGQYISDAYVYTGSDGYVAGRCG, encoded by the coding sequence ATGTCTGTCGAGCATGCCGAAGAGATCACGGGCGACGGCGAGGGGGAGCAGGCGACCACGATGGCGGCGACCGCGGGGGCGGTGACGGCAGCCGTCCGGTACTACTCGGTCGCGCCGGGCGTCCGCGTCAACGTCCGCAGTGGCCCGAGTACGAGTTACGGCATCGTCCGGGTCCTCTCCGAGGGCGCGAGGGTGCCGATCTACTGCCAGACGCCGGGCCAGACCATCTCCGGCCCGTACGGCACGACCAACGTCTGGGACAACATCGACGACGGCCAGTACATCTCCGACGCCTACGTCTACACAGGCAGCGACGGCTACGTGGCCGGCCGCTGCGGCTGA
- a CDS encoding EamA/RhaT family transporter — MSDEPKNIRAERQGQRAQQAQLLPQGSEGPQGSEAPQGRRASSTAGATPAGPRPEPIRFFGTTWLNHDGNYPARRAGVTVGSLAAVIVSGLVLRLAYEGLQLAAVGGFVSIVVLIMFAVCSALAFGHTWGSYTKRPDPARQSSLRGLLTIGFLGSLAAYFLRSLKEAPGESLHRAEYTTAREQYDRRTAKRTGNPAKRHRP; from the coding sequence GTGAGCGATGAACCGAAGAACATCCGGGCGGAGCGGCAGGGACAGCGGGCGCAGCAGGCGCAGCTGCTGCCGCAGGGCTCGGAGGGGCCGCAGGGGTCGGAAGCGCCGCAGGGGCGCCGGGCGTCTTCGACGGCCGGGGCGACTCCGGCGGGCCCGCGTCCCGAACCCATCCGTTTCTTCGGGACGACCTGGCTGAATCACGACGGCAACTATCCGGCCCGCCGCGCGGGTGTCACCGTGGGCTCGCTCGCCGCCGTGATCGTCTCCGGCCTGGTACTGCGCCTGGCCTACGAGGGTCTGCAGCTCGCGGCGGTCGGCGGCTTCGTCAGCATCGTCGTCCTCATCATGTTCGCCGTCTGCAGCGCCCTGGCCTTCGGCCACACCTGGGGCTCCTACACCAAGCGCCCCGATCCGGCCCGCCAGTCCTCCCTGCGCGGCCTGCTCACCATCGGTTTCCTCGGCTCCCTGGCCGCCTACTTCCTCCGCTCCTTGAAGGAGGCCCCGGGGGAGTCCCTCCACCGCGCGGAATACACCACGGCCCGCGAACAGTACGACCGCCGCACAGCCAAACGCACCGGCAACCCGGCGAAGCGCCACCGCCCCTGA
- a CDS encoding class I SAM-dependent methyltransferase, which produces MTTSHPQPHPHPSHTTRAHSFNTAAAQYAANRPSYPSTLFDTIEALSPRPLHGSRTVDVGAGTGISTTLLHARGAHVLAVEPGAGMAAQFRHTHPHLPLVRGDGNALPLATASTDFLTYAQSWHWTTPSRSVPEALRVLRPGGVLALWWNTDAVDIPWIADATTRIHRFLDVDPATPIEKSGSGAPAALTDTAGHLDFTRRRIRWSRQVSLDTHLANIASHSAFLVLGEDATAEFFAEERAHLRRLFPTETIEETYEVDLLLAIRP; this is translated from the coding sequence ATGACAACCTCCCACCCCCAGCCCCACCCTCACCCCTCCCACACCACCCGAGCCCACTCCTTCAACACCGCCGCAGCCCAGTACGCGGCAAACCGCCCCTCCTACCCCTCCACCCTCTTCGACACCATCGAAGCCCTCTCCCCCCGCCCCCTCCACGGCTCCCGCACCGTCGACGTAGGCGCCGGCACCGGCATCTCCACCACCCTCCTCCACGCCCGAGGCGCCCACGTACTAGCCGTCGAACCCGGCGCGGGCATGGCCGCCCAGTTCCGCCACACCCACCCCCACCTCCCCCTCGTCCGAGGCGACGGCAACGCCCTCCCCCTCGCCACCGCCTCCACCGACTTCCTCACCTACGCCCAGTCCTGGCACTGGACCACCCCCTCCCGCTCGGTCCCGGAGGCCCTCCGCGTCCTCCGCCCCGGCGGCGTACTCGCCCTCTGGTGGAACACCGACGCCGTCGACATCCCCTGGATCGCCGACGCCACCACCCGCATCCACCGTTTCCTCGACGTGGACCCCGCCACCCCGATCGAGAAGAGCGGTTCCGGCGCACCCGCCGCCCTCACCGACACCGCAGGACACCTCGACTTCACCCGCCGTCGAATCCGCTGGAGCCGACAGGTCTCCCTGGACACCCACCTGGCCAACATCGCCAGCCACTCGGCGTTCCTGGTCCTGGGCGAAGACGCCACCGCCGAGTTCTTCGCCGAGGAACGAGCCCACCTCCGCAGGCTCTTCCCGACCGAAACCATCGAGGAGACCTACGAAGTGGACCTACTACTGGCCATCCGCCCCTGA
- a CDS encoding SulP family inorganic anion transporter: MSWQGEVAASVVVFLVALPLCAGVAVASGVPAELGLVTGIVGGLIVGALPGSSLQVSGPAAGLTVLVYEAVRAYGVSALGVLVLGAGVLQIGLGVLRWGRWFRAVSVAVVQGMLAGIGLVLVAGQVYAMGDAAAPGGGGIEKFAGLGALPGAVDPVALALGGATVGVLVVWPRWRWGARFVPAPLVAVGGAALVTGVFDLEVRRVEVRGLWEAVRVPSVDDLGLLTHAGVVGTVLAFALIASAESLFSAAAVDQLHDGPRTDYDRELVAQGAGNVLCGVLGALPMTAVIVRSAANVRAGARTKASRVLHGVWLLVFAALLPGVLGAIPVAALAGLLVHAGCRLVPVRELGLLWRSRDRGEVLVLGVTAVAIVTLNLFEGVLVGLASAVAKTAWDISQVHVEVEDRGDTGVVVRVVGNATFLRLPKLLDALEKVPRERGVRLELSGLWHVDHACAAALEAWGAGTGTGLAGAGSKGAGATEVGGQGVATGGAGTEGVGLEGAGGKGVAGKGVAGKGAGAKGGGAKGVGSGADGQ, translated from the coding sequence GTGTCGTGGCAAGGGGAGGTGGCCGCGTCGGTCGTCGTGTTCCTGGTGGCGCTGCCGCTGTGTGCGGGGGTCGCTGTGGCATCCGGGGTGCCGGCGGAGTTGGGGCTGGTCACGGGGATCGTCGGAGGGCTGATCGTCGGTGCTCTGCCGGGGAGCAGCCTGCAGGTAAGTGGGCCAGCGGCCGGGCTGACCGTGCTGGTGTACGAGGCGGTGCGGGCGTACGGGGTGTCGGCGCTCGGTGTGCTGGTGCTCGGGGCCGGAGTGCTGCAGATCGGGTTGGGGGTGCTGCGGTGGGGGCGGTGGTTTCGGGCGGTGTCCGTGGCCGTGGTGCAGGGGATGCTCGCCGGGATCGGTCTGGTGCTGGTGGCGGGCCAGGTGTACGCGATGGGGGACGCCGCCGCGCCCGGGGGTGGAGGGATCGAGAAGTTCGCGGGGCTGGGGGCGTTGCCCGGTGCCGTGGATCCTGTGGCGCTCGCGCTCGGGGGTGCCACGGTGGGAGTCCTGGTGGTGTGGCCTCGGTGGCGGTGGGGGGCTCGGTTCGTGCCGGCGCCGTTGGTGGCCGTCGGGGGTGCGGCCCTGGTCACGGGGGTGTTCGACCTGGAGGTGCGGCGGGTCGAGGTGCGGGGGTTGTGGGAGGCGGTGCGGGTGCCGTCGGTCGATGACCTGGGGTTGCTCACGCATGCGGGGGTCGTGGGGACCGTTCTCGCCTTCGCTCTGATCGCGTCCGCCGAGTCGTTGTTCAGCGCGGCCGCCGTGGATCAACTGCATGACGGCCCGAGGACCGACTACGACCGGGAGTTGGTCGCCCAGGGCGCCGGCAACGTGCTGTGCGGCGTCCTCGGGGCGCTGCCCATGACGGCCGTGATCGTACGGAGTGCGGCGAACGTGCGGGCGGGGGCGCGGACCAAGGCCTCACGGGTGCTGCACGGGGTGTGGCTGCTGGTCTTCGCCGCTCTGCTGCCCGGGGTGCTCGGTGCGATCCCCGTGGCGGCGCTGGCCGGGCTGCTGGTGCATGCGGGGTGCCGGCTCGTGCCCGTAAGGGAGTTGGGGCTGCTGTGGCGGTCGCGGGATCGCGGGGAGGTGCTGGTGCTGGGGGTGACCGCCGTGGCGATCGTGACCTTGAACCTTTTCGAGGGGGTGCTGGTGGGGCTCGCGTCGGCGGTGGCCAAGACCGCGTGGGACATCAGCCAGGTGCATGTGGAGGTCGAGGACCGGGGGGACACGGGGGTGGTGGTGCGGGTGGTCGGAAACGCGACGTTTCTGCGACTGCCGAAGTTGCTGGACGCGTTGGAAAAGGTGCCTCGGGAGCGGGGGGTGCGGCTGGAGTTGAGCGGGCTGTGGCACGTGGACCATGCGTGTGCGGCGGCTTTGGAGGCGTGGGGGGCGGGGACGGGGACGGGGTTGGCAGGTGCTGGTTCAAAAGGGGCTGGTGCCACCGAGGTTGGCGGACAGGGGGTTGCTACGGGAGGGGCTGGTACGGAAGGGGTTGGGTTGGAGGGGGCTGGTGGAAAGGGGGTTGCTGGAAAGGGGGTTGCTGGAAAGGGGGCCGGTGCAAAAGGAGGCGGCGCCAAAGGGGTTGGTTCAGGGGCGGATGGCCAGTAG
- a CDS encoding ABC transporter ATP-binding protein, whose translation MNYPPEETPPPAVHAQNLTVARGPRTVLRNLDFAVPPGQITGLLGPSGCGKSTLMRAIVGTQAKVTGTLNVLGHPAGDATLRSRIGYVTQAPSVYDDLTVRQNLAYFAAILDPGRAAADRRDDNITRAIADVALTTQADALAGNLSGGQRSRVSLAVALLGTPELLVLDEPTVGLDPVLRRELWTLFATIAAERRATLLISSHVMDEAERCHRLLLMREGEILADDTPEALRNRTHTETVEAAFLHLVDEATATTTETTTPAATDTHQKEPAR comes from the coding sequence ATGAATTATCCTCCGGAGGAGACTCCACCCCCCGCCGTCCACGCCCAGAACCTCACCGTCGCCCGAGGCCCCCGCACAGTCCTCCGCAACCTCGACTTCGCCGTCCCGCCCGGCCAGATCACCGGCCTCCTCGGCCCCTCCGGCTGCGGCAAATCGACCCTGATGCGAGCGATCGTCGGAACCCAGGCCAAGGTCACCGGCACCCTGAACGTCCTCGGCCACCCCGCAGGCGACGCCACCCTCCGCTCCCGCATCGGCTACGTCACCCAGGCCCCCTCGGTCTACGACGACCTGACCGTCCGCCAGAACCTCGCCTACTTCGCCGCGATCCTCGACCCCGGCCGCGCCGCCGCCGACCGCCGCGACGACAACATCACCCGGGCTATCGCCGACGTTGCCCTCACCACCCAAGCCGACGCCCTCGCCGGCAACCTCTCCGGCGGCCAGCGCAGCCGCGTCTCCCTGGCCGTGGCCCTCCTCGGCACACCCGAACTCCTGGTCCTCGACGAACCCACCGTCGGCCTGGACCCCGTCCTTCGCCGCGAACTCTGGACCCTCTTCGCCACCATCGCCGCCGAGCGCCGGGCCACCCTCCTGATCTCCTCCCACGTCATGGACGAGGCCGAGCGCTGCCACCGCCTCCTCCTCATGCGCGAGGGCGAGATCCTCGCCGACGACACCCCCGAGGCCCTCCGCAACCGCACCCACACGGAAACAGTCGAAGCGGCCTTCCTCCACCTCGTCGACGAGGCCACCGCGACCACCACCGAAACCACCACCCCGGCAGCCACCGACACACACCAGAAGGAGCCGGCGCGATGA
- a CDS encoding ABC transporter permease, with product MTTTPNADTRTKKQTKPEEKNTKNRQPRTSDAVAPTTHRPRALSYSRTTATAARVLRQLGHDPRTIALLILIPCVMLFLLRYVFDGNPRVFDSIGASLLGIFPLITMFLVTSIATLRERTSGTLERLLSMPLGKGDLIAGYALAFGTLAIIQSALATGLAVWLLDLDVTGSPWLLLIVALLDALLGTALGLFVSAFASSEYQAVQFMPAVIFPQLLLCGLFTPRPEMHPALEAISNVLPMSYAVDGMNEVLLHTDMTATFVRDITIVAGCALLVLTLGAATLRRRTT from the coding sequence ATGACGACGACGCCGAACGCGGACACCCGAACGAAGAAGCAGACGAAGCCGGAGGAGAAGAACACGAAGAACCGACAGCCGAGGACCAGCGACGCCGTCGCCCCCACGACCCACCGACCCAGGGCCTTGAGCTACTCCCGCACGACCGCCACCGCGGCCCGAGTCCTCCGCCAACTCGGCCACGACCCCCGCACCATCGCCCTGCTGATCCTCATCCCGTGCGTGATGCTCTTCCTGCTCCGCTATGTCTTCGACGGCAACCCACGCGTCTTCGACTCCATCGGCGCCTCACTCCTCGGCATCTTCCCGCTGATCACGATGTTCCTGGTGACCTCGATCGCGACCCTGCGCGAACGCACCTCCGGCACCCTGGAACGCCTCCTCTCCATGCCCCTCGGCAAGGGAGACCTCATCGCCGGCTACGCCCTGGCCTTCGGCACCCTGGCGATCATCCAGTCCGCCCTCGCCACCGGTCTGGCCGTCTGGCTCCTCGACCTGGACGTCACCGGCTCACCCTGGCTCCTCCTGATCGTCGCCCTCCTCGACGCCCTGCTGGGCACCGCCCTCGGCCTCTTCGTCTCGGCCTTCGCCTCCTCCGAGTACCAGGCCGTCCAGTTCATGCCGGCCGTGATCTTCCCCCAGCTCCTCCTCTGCGGCCTGTTCACCCCGCGCCCCGAGATGCACCCCGCCCTGGAAGCCATCTCCAACGTCCTCCCCATGTCGTACGCCGTCGACGGCATGAACGAAGTCCTGCTCCACACCGACATGACCGCCACCTTCGTCCGCGACATCACGATCGTCGCCGGCTGCGCCCTACTGGTCCTGACCCTGGGAGCCGCCACCCTGAGGCGCCGGACGACATAG
- the proC gene encoding pyrroline-5-carboxylate reductase, with protein sequence MSQKVAVLGTGKIGEALLSGMIRAGWEPADLLVTARRPERAEELRTRYGVTPVTNAEAAKTADTLILTVKPQDMATLLDELAPHTPADRLVVSGAAGIPTSFFEERLAAGTPVVRVMTNTPALVDEAMSVISAGSHASEADLAHAEEIFGAVGKTLRVPESQQDACTALSGSGPAYFFYLVEAMTDAGILLGLPRDKAHDLIVQSAIGAATMLRDSGEHPVKLRENVTSPAGTTISAIRELENHGVRAALIAALEAARDRSRALASGKKD encoded by the coding sequence ATGAGCCAGAAAGTCGCAGTCCTCGGCACCGGCAAGATCGGCGAGGCCCTGCTCAGCGGCATGATCCGAGCCGGCTGGGAGCCCGCGGACCTCCTGGTCACCGCCCGCCGCCCCGAACGCGCCGAAGAACTCCGCACCCGCTACGGCGTCACCCCGGTCACCAACGCCGAAGCGGCGAAGACCGCGGACACGCTCATCCTCACGGTCAAGCCCCAGGACATGGCCACCCTCCTTGACGAACTGGCCCCGCACACTCCCGCCGACCGCCTGGTCGTCAGCGGGGCGGCGGGCATCCCCACCTCCTTCTTCGAGGAGCGCCTGGCCGCAGGCACCCCTGTCGTCCGTGTCATGACGAACACCCCCGCGCTCGTCGACGAGGCCATGTCCGTGATCTCCGCGGGCAGCCACGCGAGTGAGGCCGACCTCGCGCACGCCGAGGAGATCTTCGGCGCCGTCGGCAAGACGCTCCGCGTCCCCGAGTCCCAGCAGGACGCCTGCACCGCCCTCTCCGGCTCCGGCCCGGCGTACTTCTTCTACCTGGTCGAAGCCATGACGGACGCGGGCATCCTCCTCGGCCTGCCCCGAGACAAGGCCCACGACCTGATCGTCCAGTCCGCCATCGGCGCGGCCACGATGCTCCGCGACAGCGGCGAACATCCCGTCAAGCTCCGCGAGAACGTCACCTCTCCCGCCGGCACGACGATCAGCGCCATCCGTGAACTCGAGAACCACGGAGTACGCGCCGCGCTGATCGCCGCGCTGGAGGCAGCCCGCGACCGCAGCCGCGCGCTGGCCTCCGGCAAGAAGGACTGA
- the trpS gene encoding tryptophan--tRNA ligase — MTRVFSGVKPTGHLTLGNYLGAVRRWAEVDQHRTDALFCVVDLHALTVDHDPARVRRLSRQAATLLLASGLDPELCTVFVQSHVDEHARLSYLLECVATDGEMRRMIQYKEKAARERERGGSVRLSLLTYPVLMAADILAYGTDEVPVGDDQTQHVELTRDLAVRFNQRYGQTFVVPRATPPKVGARVMNLQDPTSKMGKTDDVGPGIVYLLDEPDVVRKKVMRAVTDSGRDVVYDREQRPGLANLLEILAACEGGNPDDLSGVYESYGALKKDTAEAVVELLRPVQERHKELCGDPAYVEGVLRMGAAKAREMARPRVDEAYRAIGLLAG; from the coding sequence ATGACACGGGTCTTCAGCGGGGTCAAGCCGACGGGGCATCTGACGCTGGGGAACTACCTGGGGGCCGTGCGGCGGTGGGCCGAGGTCGACCAGCACCGGACGGACGCGCTGTTCTGCGTCGTGGACCTGCACGCACTGACCGTGGACCACGATCCGGCCCGGGTGCGCAGACTCAGTCGGCAGGCGGCGACGCTGTTGCTGGCGTCGGGGCTGGACCCCGAGCTGTGCACCGTCTTCGTACAGAGTCATGTGGATGAGCACGCGCGGTTGTCCTATCTGCTGGAGTGCGTGGCCACCGATGGCGAGATGCGGCGGATGATCCAGTACAAGGAGAAGGCGGCGCGGGAGCGGGAGCGGGGCGGGAGTGTCCGGCTGTCGCTGCTGACGTATCCGGTGCTGATGGCGGCGGACATCCTGGCGTACGGGACCGACGAGGTGCCGGTCGGGGACGACCAGACGCAGCATGTCGAGCTGACGCGGGACCTGGCGGTGCGCTTCAACCAGCGGTACGGGCAGACGTTCGTCGTGCCTCGGGCCACCCCGCCGAAGGTCGGGGCGCGGGTGATGAACCTGCAGGACCCGACGTCGAAGATGGGGAAGACGGACGACGTCGGTCCGGGGATCGTCTATCTGCTGGACGAACCGGATGTGGTGCGGAAGAAGGTCATGCGCGCCGTGACCGACAGCGGGCGGGACGTCGTGTACGACCGGGAGCAGCGGCCGGGGCTCGCGAATCTGCTGGAGATCCTCGCTGCCTGTGAGGGTGGGAACCCCGACGACCTGAGCGGTGTATATGAATCGTACGGAGCACTGAAGAAGGACACCGCAGAGGCCGTGGTCGAGCTCCTCAGGCCCGTACAGGAGAGGCACAAGGAGTTGTGCGGGGATCCTGCGTATGTGGAGGGGGTGCTGCGGATGGGTGCGGCGAAGGCCAGAGAGATGGCTCGACCGAGGGTGGACGAGGCGTATCGGGCGATCGGTCTTCTGGCCGGCTGA